The Magnolia sinica isolate HGM2019 chromosome 10, MsV1, whole genome shotgun sequence genome includes a window with the following:
- the LOC131217456 gene encoding probable leucine-rich repeat receptor-like protein kinase At1g68400, with the protein MERIHIWVLSISFILLLPLSNSVDEEVKQTLLTFFQRLSNGNHSADLSFGWNSTSDPCDDRWKGISCDPRSSSIKKLVLENLGLRGTLDVRSICTIQTLGVLSVQNNFIHGELQPEIENCQQLTHLYINQNQFSGHLPDTLPGLNNLKRLFIYENSFSGELPDLPKISGLVSFLAQYNHLTGKIPKFDFSNLQGFNVSFNNFSGPIPKPTGRFDDSSFLGNPELCGKPTSKQCPNSNLPGGQQVPMLGI; encoded by the coding sequence ATGGAAAGAATCCACATCTGGgtcctctctatttctttcattCTCCTTCTCCCCCTATCGAATTCAGTTGATGAGGAAGTAAAGCAGACCCTCCTCACCTTTTTTCAGCGTCTCTCCAATGGCAACCATTCAGCTGATCTCAGCTTCGGTTGGAACTCTACCTCTGATCCATGCGACGATCGCTGGAAAGGGATCAGTTGCGATCCCCGATCTTCTTCCATTAAGAAACTAGTGCTCGAGAACCTAGGCCTCAGAGGGACTCTGGATGTCAGatccatctgcaccatccaaactCTTGGTGTCTTGAGTGTTCAAAACAATTTCATCCATGGAGAGCTCCAGCCAGAGATTGAAAACTGTCAGCAACTGACCCACCTCTATATCAACCAAAACCAATTTTCAGGGCACCTCCCCGACACTCTGCCGGGCTTGAATAATTTGAAGAGGCTCTTTATTTATGAAAATAGCTTCTCAGGTGAGTTGCCGGATTTGCCCAAGATCTCGGGCCTGGTATCGTTTCTTGCTCAATACAATCATCTCACTGGGAAAATTCCAAAATTCGATTTCTCCAACCTTCAGGGCTTCAATGTCTCCTTCAACAATTTCAGCGGTCCAATTCCCAAACCGACCGGTCGTTTCGATGATAGCAGCTTTTTGGGGAATCCTGAATTGTGCGGAAAGCCGACTTCCAAGCAATGTCCAAATTCAAACCTTCCGGGAGGACAACAGGTTCCCATGTTGGGAATTTGA